One window of Pseudomonas sp. ML2-2023-3 genomic DNA carries:
- a CDS encoding 4-oxalomesaconate tautomerase: MQRIPCVLMRGGTSKGPVFLAWDLPAAIEERDELLLNLMGSGHELEIDGIGGGSPQTSKVAIVSPSLHADADVDYLFVQVMVSQRRVDTAPNCGNMLCAVGPFAIEQGLVKASADLTRVRIRNLNTGTFVNAEVQTPGGKVSYEGDTAIDGVPGTAAPVQLTFLDAAGSKTGKLFPTGHTQDVIDGFAVTCIDMAMPMMIVEASQLGKQGDESPAELDADVEFLRRLESLRLKAGFAMGLGDVSDKVIPKPVLVSPARSGGTIQVRYFMPHTCHRALAITGAIGLATACVTEGSVVSQLLDNVDEPRLKHVRIEHPSGGIDVVLSYTGAREETIRASVVRTSRRLFSGFVYATASQRLAG, translated from the coding sequence ATGCAAAGAATTCCCTGTGTGCTAATGCGCGGTGGTACCTCCAAGGGCCCGGTATTTCTCGCCTGGGATCTACCGGCTGCCATCGAAGAACGTGACGAGTTGCTTCTCAACCTGATGGGCTCTGGCCACGAACTTGAGATTGACGGTATCGGTGGCGGCAGCCCGCAAACCAGCAAAGTGGCGATCGTAAGCCCTTCGCTTCACGCTGACGCTGACGTCGACTATCTGTTCGTTCAAGTCATGGTCTCCCAGCGTCGGGTCGATACCGCGCCCAATTGCGGCAATATGCTGTGCGCCGTCGGCCCGTTTGCCATCGAGCAGGGGCTGGTGAAAGCGTCCGCCGATCTGACGCGGGTGCGTATTCGCAACCTGAACACCGGGACATTTGTAAACGCCGAGGTACAGACCCCCGGCGGCAAGGTCAGTTATGAAGGCGACACTGCCATCGACGGCGTACCGGGCACCGCCGCGCCTGTGCAACTGACGTTCCTGGACGCTGCTGGCAGCAAGACCGGCAAACTGTTCCCCACCGGGCACACACAGGATGTGATCGACGGTTTTGCGGTGACCTGCATCGACATGGCGATGCCGATGATGATCGTCGAGGCCAGCCAGTTGGGTAAGCAGGGTGATGAAAGTCCCGCTGAACTGGATGCCGACGTTGAGTTTCTGCGCCGACTGGAATCCCTGCGCCTGAAAGCCGGTTTTGCAATGGGCCTGGGCGATGTCAGTGACAAAGTGATTCCCAAGCCGGTGCTCGTGTCACCGGCCAGGTCTGGCGGTACGATTCAGGTGCGCTACTTCATGCCTCACACCTGTCATCGTGCACTGGCAATCACCGGAGCCATTGGCCTGGCGACCGCCTGTGTCACGGAGGGCAGCGTGGTCTCGCAACTGCTGGACAACGTTGATGAACCCCGCTTGAAACATGTACGAATTGAACATCCAAGCGGCGGGATAGACGTTGTATTGTCTTACACCGGCGCTCGGGAAGAGACCATACGCGCCTCGGTCGTGCGCACATCGCGCAGGCTGTTCTCCGGTTTTGTTTACGCTACAGCTTCCCAACGACTCGCCGGATAA